The following are encoded together in the Actinoplanes sp. N902-109 genome:
- a CDS encoding RHS repeat-associated core domain-containing protein, translating to MRNQVIAANSPDQQLSRSTYDARGNLTEQTDPAAADDPKPPIQSWTYDDANHVTSHTDQAGNTTQYAYDAKGQLSTTTYPDGSTESQTYTELGQIKTSTDQLKNVTHYDYDSHGDLVTVTSPGGSITTFTYDSAHNKLTETDPRGNVTGADQATHDKYTSHWTYDAFGRILTATDGLQHTTYSMYDALGNLVSTTNPSSGTTSYTYDADGNVLTETDPYNHVTSYTYDAAGRQITAVGPDGARTTSAYDSLGQLISQTGPAGNVAGADAETARRNTTLYDYDPAGRQTRTRVVDPAHPDRYLATTTMYDARGNAVAVTDPGGAVTRTTYDRASRPIAVTDPTGIVSTTSYDKLGRQDGTSSGGVTTNYTYDAAGQLTKTATGGGASTSYGYDTDGNQTSTTDPDGDTTSTGYDPAGNATSVTDPLGHTVKTFYDAANQVTKVQDQANQSTSYGHDSSGHVNKVTTATGALTQYTYDKAGQLKTVTNPLGKTYTYDYDKAGRVQTATTPEGRVTSYTYTPDGQPKTVTRPSGSISYTYDTLGRPAKVDYSDTSPDITYTYTATGQPNQVSNGTTTATYTYDAAGRVTGISRNGKAFGYTWDNTGRLSKTSLPDGRTQSYTYGNDSRLTKTTSASGSTSRSISYDYDPAGQLTTINRSDGPTTTRRYDKAGQLTDLTHTAGGRDLMAQSIGYSITGSPTTVATKRGTTTITAGYTYDNAGQITGMCLLGNGTTCGTNDTQTHYEYDLNGNRTKTTTASAVTAYTYDNDDRPKDETTAGKTTSYTYDANGALAKEAGPDGTRTYTYGLDANLYSASLADGRTITYTYDESGNRTARAVSGATDATWTWNTLGGLPTLTAEFNGAGSLTHQWMSDPLSDLGAPAADTPAATPTWLLSDYQDSITDTAASNALTGSVTFDPFGKPLTGDTKYPVGFHGQYQDQLTGLYDLRARDYNPDNGRFTTPDPASAGPGTAFADTYHYGYNRPTVLNDPSGQCAIICTALIGAAIGGGIGLVSCGMDHWKNCGKKIVTGAVVGAFTGATFGLAGEAAAAYGVEGAAADLLGGGIAGVVGGYTDATLNGRSYGYGDAANDFGWGVIGGGAGRLITPVVRRVIAVRIAKAKAWKAKNSPGPRPANLNNIACAPGTTSSSSGSSSTGQAVSDPAIPKTTISRQAQQRHVEGEEQQVASGKGYMKSYADAQKVLDAYHNGDASVLGRMKQGYIVVRYNAVTGYNNNAAAGYSDQPTHLFAIKGTKKVSVMPINPKWKP from the coding sequence ATGAGGAATCAGGTCATCGCTGCCAACAGCCCCGACCAACAGCTCAGCCGCAGCACCTACGACGCCCGCGGCAACCTGACCGAGCAAACCGACCCGGCCGCCGCCGACGACCCTAAGCCGCCCATACAGAGCTGGACCTACGACGACGCCAACCACGTCACCAGCCACACCGATCAGGCGGGCAACACCACTCAGTACGCCTACGACGCCAAGGGTCAGCTGAGCACTACCACCTACCCCGACGGCAGCACCGAAAGCCAGACTTACACCGAGCTCGGGCAGATCAAGACCAGCACGGACCAACTCAAGAACGTCACCCACTACGACTACGACAGCCACGGCGACCTGGTCACCGTGACCAGCCCCGGCGGGTCGATCACGACTTTCACCTACGACAGCGCGCACAACAAGCTGACCGAAACCGACCCGCGCGGCAACGTCACCGGTGCCGACCAGGCCACGCACGACAAGTACACCAGCCATTGGACGTACGACGCCTTCGGCCGTATCCTGACCGCCACCGACGGGCTGCAGCACACCACCTACAGCATGTACGACGCGCTCGGCAATCTGGTGTCCACGACGAACCCGAGCAGCGGTACCACCTCGTACACCTATGACGCGGACGGCAACGTTCTCACCGAGACCGACCCGTACAACCACGTCACCTCGTACACCTACGACGCCGCAGGCCGTCAGATCACTGCGGTTGGCCCGGACGGCGCCAGGACCACCTCGGCGTACGACAGCCTCGGGCAACTGATCAGCCAGACCGGCCCGGCAGGCAACGTCGCAGGTGCCGACGCCGAGACCGCGCGCCGCAACACCACCCTGTACGACTACGACCCGGCCGGCAGGCAGACGCGGACCCGCGTGGTCGACCCCGCACACCCCGACCGGTACCTCGCGACGACGACGATGTATGACGCGCGAGGCAACGCGGTCGCGGTCACCGATCCCGGCGGCGCCGTCACCCGTACCACCTATGACCGCGCCTCCCGTCCGATCGCCGTGACCGACCCCACGGGCATTGTCTCCACCACCAGCTACGACAAGCTGGGACGGCAGGACGGCACCAGCAGCGGCGGCGTCACCACCAACTACACCTACGATGCGGCCGGGCAGCTCACCAAAACCGCCACCGGCGGCGGAGCGAGCACCAGCTACGGCTACGACACCGACGGCAACCAGACCAGTACGACCGACCCGGACGGTGACACCACCAGTACGGGCTACGACCCCGCCGGGAACGCCACCAGCGTCACCGACCCGCTCGGGCACACCGTCAAAACCTTCTACGACGCGGCCAACCAGGTCACCAAGGTTCAGGACCAGGCCAATCAATCCACCAGCTACGGCCACGACTCGTCCGGGCACGTCAACAAGGTCACCACGGCCACCGGCGCACTCACCCAATACACCTACGACAAAGCCGGGCAGCTCAAGACGGTCACCAACCCGCTCGGCAAGACCTACACCTATGACTACGACAAAGCCGGCCGCGTCCAGACCGCCACCACGCCGGAAGGCCGTGTCACCAGCTACACCTACACGCCTGATGGCCAGCCCAAGACTGTCACCCGGCCGTCGGGAAGCATCAGCTACACCTACGACACCCTCGGGCGCCCCGCGAAGGTCGACTACAGCGACACCTCACCCGACATCACCTACACCTACACCGCGACGGGCCAACCGAATCAGGTCAGCAATGGCACCACTACTGCCACCTACACCTACGACGCGGCTGGACGCGTCACCGGCATCAGCCGCAATGGCAAAGCCTTCGGCTACACCTGGGACAACACGGGACGGCTCAGCAAAACCAGTCTGCCCGACGGTCGCACCCAGAGCTACACCTACGGCAACGACTCCCGGCTGACCAAGACAACCTCCGCCAGCGGCTCGACCAGCCGGTCCATCAGCTACGACTACGACCCGGCTGGGCAACTGACCACCATCAACCGCTCGGACGGACCCACTACCACCCGCCGCTACGACAAAGCCGGCCAGCTCACCGACCTGACCCACACCGCCGGCGGCCGCGATCTGATGGCCCAGAGCATCGGCTACAGCATTACCGGCAGCCCCACCACCGTCGCCACCAAACGCGGCACGACCACCATCACCGCCGGCTACACCTATGACAATGCCGGGCAGATCACCGGCATGTGCCTGCTCGGCAACGGCACCACCTGCGGCACCAACGACACACAAACCCATTACGAGTACGACCTCAACGGCAACCGCACCAAGACCACCACCGCGTCGGCTGTCACCGCCTACACCTATGACAACGACGACCGGCCCAAGGACGAAACCACGGCCGGGAAAACCACCAGCTACACGTACGACGCCAACGGCGCCCTCGCCAAGGAAGCAGGCCCCGACGGCACCCGCACCTACACGTACGGCCTTGACGCCAACCTCTACAGCGCCTCACTCGCCGACGGCCGTACCATCACCTACACCTACGACGAGTCCGGCAACCGCACTGCCCGCGCGGTCAGCGGCGCCACCGACGCCACGTGGACCTGGAACACCCTCGGCGGCCTGCCCACCCTCACGGCAGAATTCAACGGCGCCGGCAGCCTCACGCATCAGTGGATGAGCGACCCGCTCAGCGACCTCGGCGCACCGGCGGCCGATACTCCCGCTGCCACACCGACCTGGCTGCTCAGCGACTACCAGGACAGCATCACCGACACCGCCGCGAGTAACGCCCTGACCGGCAGCGTCACCTTCGACCCCTTCGGCAAACCCCTCACCGGCGACACGAAATACCCTGTCGGCTTCCACGGCCAGTACCAGGACCAGCTGACCGGCCTCTACGACCTGCGCGCCCGTGACTACAACCCCGACAACGGCCGCTTCACCACCCCCGACCCGGCCAGCGCCGGACCTGGCACCGCCTTCGCCGACACCTACCACTACGGCTACAACCGGCCCACCGTCCTGAACGACCCCAGCGGCCAATGCGCCATCATCTGCACCGCCCTGATCGGAGCCGCCATCGGCGGCGGCATCGGGCTCGTCAGCTGCGGCATGGACCACTGGAAAAACTGCGGCAAAAAAATCGTCACAGGCGCCGTCGTCGGCGCCTTCACCGGAGCCACCTTTGGCCTAGCCGGCGAAGCCGCAGCCGCCTACGGCGTCGAAGGAGCAGCCGCAGACCTCCTCGGCGGAGGCATCGCCGGAGTCGTCGGAGGCTACACCGACGCCACCCTCAACGGCCGCAGCTACGGCTACGGCGACGCGGCCAACGACTTCGGCTGGGGAGTCATCGGAGGCGGCGCCGGACGACTCATTACCCCCGTCGTCAGACGGGTGATCGCCGTCCGCATTGCCAAAGCCAAAGCATGGAAGGCCAAGAACAGCCCCGGACCTAGACCAGCCAATCTCAATAATATTGCATGTGCTCCGGGCACTACCTCATCGAGCAGTGGGTCGAGTTCCACAGGCCAAGCGGTCTCTGACCCTGCAATTCCCAAAACCACCATCAGTCGACAGGCGCAGCAGCGACATGTTGAGGGGGAGGAGCAGCAGGTCGCTAGCGGTAAAGGGTACATGAAATCATACGCCGATGCTCAAAAGGTGCTGGATGCTTACCATAATGGCGATGCGTCCGTGTTGGGCCGGATGAAGCAAGGTTACATTGTGGTTCGCTATAATGCAGTAACAGGTTATAACAACAACGCGGCGGCCGGCTATTCTGATCAGCCTACGCACTTGTTTGCAATCAAGGGAACCAAGAAGGTGAGCGTTATGCCAATTAATCCCAAGTGGAAGCCTTAG
- a CDS encoding Ig-like domain-containing protein, translated as MVSTRRSLLAAALVVVAPLALAACGGGGDDKAKPVTGSSAPAPGASAGPESATVGGSQPEALSLRVTPDAGKKGVPVSAEIGVKVSGGKVTTVAVKDDKGKSVAGSLREDRSAWVPARPLKNSKTYEASVTAVSEAGTSRTETTKFTTMAKPAKETGTGLYLFDDHTYGVAMPVVVEFNPGIKKNDRAAVQKRMFVKSEPAQPGTWSWTSNGTQAYYRPPNFWQSGTKLTVRIAVGGLPTGGGRYGDQDRSASAKIGRSFVMKVDNKAKKMTVVQDGKTVRTLPVSLGAPKHPSSSGTMVVMEKLAATVFDTRGEVPAGESYVTNIEYAQRLTWSGQYIHSAPWSVGSQGRRNVSHGCVNVSPSNARWLFDKTLVGDPVTVRGTEDKLVYGNGWTPWDLSWKEFVKGSALPVPAELAAQAGQA; from the coding sequence ATGGTCAGCACGAGGCGTTCGCTCCTGGCGGCGGCTTTGGTAGTGGTGGCGCCGCTGGCGCTGGCGGCGTGCGGTGGCGGTGGTGACGACAAAGCGAAGCCGGTGACCGGTTCGTCGGCGCCTGCCCCGGGGGCCTCGGCGGGGCCCGAGTCGGCGACGGTGGGTGGGAGTCAGCCGGAGGCCCTGTCGCTCAGGGTGACGCCTGATGCGGGCAAGAAGGGTGTGCCGGTCAGCGCTGAGATCGGCGTGAAGGTGTCCGGCGGCAAGGTGACCACGGTTGCGGTCAAGGATGACAAGGGCAAGTCTGTCGCGGGCTCGCTGCGTGAGGATCGCTCCGCGTGGGTGCCGGCCCGGCCGCTCAAGAACAGCAAGACGTACGAGGCCAGTGTCACCGCCGTGAGCGAGGCCGGCACCAGCCGTACGGAGACCACGAAGTTCACCACCATGGCCAAGCCGGCCAAGGAGACGGGCACCGGCCTCTACCTGTTCGACGATCACACGTACGGCGTCGCGATGCCGGTGGTGGTCGAGTTCAACCCGGGCATCAAGAAGAACGACCGGGCCGCCGTCCAGAAGCGGATGTTCGTGAAGAGCGAGCCCGCCCAGCCGGGCACCTGGTCCTGGACCTCGAATGGCACCCAGGCTTACTACCGGCCGCCGAACTTCTGGCAGAGCGGCACCAAGCTGACCGTGCGCATCGCCGTCGGGGGTCTGCCCACCGGTGGCGGCCGGTACGGCGACCAGGACCGGTCGGCCAGCGCCAAGATCGGGCGCAGCTTCGTGATGAAGGTCGACAACAAGGCCAAGAAGATGACGGTCGTGCAGGACGGCAAGACCGTGCGCACGCTGCCGGTGAGCCTCGGCGCACCGAAGCACCCCTCGTCCAGTGGCACCATGGTGGTCATGGAGAAGTTGGCCGCCACGGTCTTCGACACCAGGGGCGAGGTGCCGGCGGGCGAGAGTTACGTCACCAACATCGAGTACGCCCAGCGGCTCACCTGGTCGGGGCAGTACATCCACTCGGCGCCGTGGTCGGTGGGTTCGCAGGGCCGGCGCAACGTGTCGCACGGCTGTGTCAACGTCTCACCCTCGAACGCGCGCTGGCTGTTCGACAAGACTCTGGTCGGTGACCCCGTCACTGTTCGGGGTACGGAGGACAAGCTGGTGTACGGCAACGGGTGGACGCCGTGGGACCTGAGCTGGAAGGAATTCGTCAAGGGCAGCGCTCTCCCGGTGCCCGCCGAGCTCGCCGCTCAAGCTGGTCAGGCCTGA
- a CDS encoding Ig-like domain-containing protein: MRLRGATGGAGQRRWRTAAVALATATVLVVAGCSGGKDDASSPSWQGSGQSGGASASPQPPASTVAVTAPEADATDVKAITTIKYDSDDPANTSVTVTDPEGDQIQGTLDKDDKTFTPASALKWGKTYTVTVNGTASGDKVGTSTSKFTVMKKPSQLVRVSSFLGDGMKVGVGMPMIIKFGRSVPKSYRAEVERRMVVSATPEQEGSWYWISGTEMHYRPKVFWKANTKIHYKVALAGVEMDKGWYGRSDLTVDLNVGRSFIMVADAKNKQMTVTQDGKVIKKLPISLGKPSTPSSSGTAVIIEKKEHTVFDTMDELPEGEGYRTKIDYAQRYTWGGEFVHAASWSEGVQGKQNVSHGCVNVSEAMGKWLFDRTMMGDVVQVKGTPRKLQWNNGWTDWELSWDQYKKGSAL, translated from the coding sequence ATGAGGCTTCGTGGAGCAACCGGCGGCGCCGGACAGCGGCGGTGGCGCACTGCCGCCGTGGCGCTGGCGACCGCGACCGTGCTGGTGGTCGCCGGCTGCAGCGGCGGCAAGGACGACGCATCCTCGCCCTCGTGGCAGGGCAGCGGCCAGAGCGGCGGCGCCTCGGCCTCGCCGCAGCCGCCGGCCAGCACCGTGGCGGTCACCGCGCCGGAGGCGGACGCGACCGATGTCAAGGCGATCACCACGATCAAGTACGACAGCGACGACCCGGCCAACACGTCCGTCACGGTGACCGACCCCGAGGGCGACCAGATCCAGGGCACGCTGGACAAGGACGACAAGACTTTCACCCCGGCCTCGGCGCTCAAGTGGGGCAAGACCTACACGGTCACGGTCAACGGCACGGCTTCTGGCGACAAGGTCGGCACCAGTACGAGCAAGTTCACGGTGATGAAGAAGCCGTCGCAGCTCGTCCGGGTGTCGAGCTTCCTGGGCGACGGCATGAAGGTCGGCGTCGGCATGCCGATGATCATCAAGTTCGGCCGCTCGGTGCCCAAGAGCTATCGCGCCGAGGTGGAGCGCCGCATGGTCGTCTCGGCCACGCCGGAGCAGGAAGGCTCCTGGTACTGGATCAGCGGCACCGAGATGCACTACCGCCCCAAGGTGTTCTGGAAGGCCAACACCAAGATCCACTACAAGGTCGCGCTCGCCGGGGTGGAGATGGACAAGGGCTGGTACGGCCGCTCCGACCTGACCGTCGACCTCAACGTCGGGCGCTCGTTCATCATGGTGGCCGACGCCAAGAACAAGCAGATGACGGTCACCCAGGACGGCAAGGTCATCAAGAAGCTGCCGATCAGCCTGGGCAAGCCGAGCACGCCGTCGTCCAGCGGCACCGCGGTCATCATCGAGAAGAAGGAACACACCGTCTTCGACACGATGGACGAGCTGCCCGAGGGCGAGGGCTACCGCACCAAGATCGACTATGCCCAGCGCTACACCTGGGGCGGCGAGTTCGTGCACGCCGCGTCCTGGTCCGAGGGCGTACAGGGCAAGCAGAACGTCTCGCACGGCTGCGTCAACGTCTCCGAGGCGATGGGCAAGTGGCTCTTCGACCGTACGATGATGGGCGATGTTGTGCAGGTCAAGGGCACTCCGCGCAAGCTCCAGTGGAACAACGGCTGGACCGACTGGGAGCTGAGCTGGGACCAGTACAAGAAGGGCAGCGCCCTCTGA
- a CDS encoding PRC-barrel domain-containing protein — MAETNTAPEDLGAPQSFLVLKDGTPVYDRAGDQVGTVDHVLSDDNDEIFQGLVVKTSDDHRFAAATEIDGIFERAVIVAKPAAELPQPSKDATGSDSSSVGDGLRRAWEWLIQPK; from the coding sequence ATGGCCGAGACGAACACCGCACCCGAGGACCTCGGAGCACCCCAGTCGTTCCTGGTGCTCAAGGACGGCACGCCGGTCTACGACCGCGCCGGCGACCAGGTCGGCACGGTCGACCACGTGCTCTCCGACGACAACGACGAGATCTTCCAGGGTCTCGTCGTGAAAACGTCGGACGATCATCGCTTCGCTGCCGCCACCGAGATCGACGGCATCTTCGAGCGGGCGGTCATCGTGGCCAAGCCCGCCGCCGAACTGCCGCAACCGAGCAAGGACGCCACCGGCTCCGACTCGTCGTCGGTCGGCGACGGCCTGCGCCGAGCCTGGGAATGGCTCATCCAGCCCAAGTAG
- a CDS encoding response regulator: MRSLEILVVDDDDADAFMISEALESSERTTTVNRVADGREALDYLRRNSPFENAHRPDLILLDLNMPRMDGRETLAAIKTDDQLKSIPVVILTTSGAAPDIVASYQHRANAYVTKPFGLDEFESTVRMIDRFYREVAILPPGHAD, from the coding sequence GTGCGAAGTCTCGAGATCCTCGTCGTCGACGATGACGACGCCGACGCCTTCATGATCTCGGAGGCGCTCGAGAGCTCGGAACGCACGACGACGGTCAACCGGGTCGCCGACGGCCGCGAGGCCCTCGACTACCTGCGCCGCAACAGCCCGTTCGAGAACGCGCACCGCCCCGACCTGATCCTGCTGGACCTGAACATGCCCCGCATGGACGGGCGCGAGACGCTGGCCGCGATCAAGACGGACGACCAGCTCAAGTCGATCCCGGTGGTCATACTGACCACGTCCGGCGCGGCACCCGACATCGTGGCGAGCTATCAGCACCGCGCCAACGCCTACGTGACCAAGCCGTTCGGCCTCGACGAGTTCGAGTCCACGGTACGCATGATCGACCGCTTCTACCGTGAGGTGGCCATCCTGCCCCCGGGTCACGCCGACTGA
- a CDS encoding transglycosylase domain-containing protein, producing MIENGEEYPAPQATKPRRRLWRRIVVRLFVIVLFYGATGAAAAEAYVESVPLPATPIEPQASTLYFRDGSTILARVGTVDHSDVPLSAVPEAVRSAVLAAEDREFYQHGGVSMRGVMRAVVADVSGSRQGASTITQQYARNAFLTQDVSVGRKAKEMALSVQLERKYTKNQILERYLNTIYYGRGAQGIAAAAHAYFGITPEKLTPAQGAVLAAVVKDPWGYDPANDAEAARARWNWVVKSEKDLGWLRGDLTYPAVAPATAKNPGADGIIIDRVERELARHGVNSQTLHTGGLKVVTTLDAAAQKAVVRSVGAELKKLPKDTRAALVALDPKTGGVRAYYGGAERGYFDDASASHPAASTFKPIVLAAALRKGISALSKWDGSSPRIFPGRLGVPLKNHKDQQCPFCTLEASMVDSLNTPFYAVTEQIGVPAVRDMAWDLGISKKYGSTPTLVDVKGDPKPGKTRADIAIGRYAVTPGDLATVYATFASGGVRHDRYFVQTTDDGAGKRVYTALPTSTPVLDTAVAADVTSVLSKVVKHDKVTPGRPAAGKTGSQQWGNSSDTQDAWMAGYTPDLASAVWLGKAKPGPLRDKNGKPIEGDGVPARLWRDFTRAALTGSPQQALPKAAHVGRTDVGDAGKVHDTGTGTGNQRGESSSEGQADGDGKLGFGTPVVHTAGSGKRLALTFDDGPSPYTPQILAILKQYGIKATFCMVGEEATNYPSYVRQVVADGHQLCNHSWEHDDLGQLTAADARADIMRTDAAIAAAAPGATIAYFRAPYGSFGKSGKEGAKLGHTPLGWVVDPDDWLLPGADVIAQRIEDQLTPRAVVLVHDGGGDRSQTVDAIRKLIPKLLHDGWTFDLPERTVKSHPQPQPTPSRQPHPEEHATTPPTDTPAPSHTPSPEVSSSSPAPDPTLTSPSEGVEQPEHTGPEDDHEDDREKTEQDG from the coding sequence GTGATCGAGAACGGGGAAGAGTACCCAGCGCCGCAAGCCACCAAACCCCGGCGCCGGCTCTGGCGCCGGATCGTGGTGCGGCTGTTCGTGATCGTGCTGTTCTACGGCGCCACCGGGGCCGCGGCGGCCGAGGCCTACGTCGAGTCGGTGCCGCTACCGGCCACACCGATCGAGCCGCAGGCGTCCACGCTCTACTTCCGCGACGGCAGCACGATCCTGGCGCGGGTGGGCACCGTCGACCACAGCGACGTACCGCTGTCGGCCGTGCCCGAGGCCGTACGCAGTGCCGTCCTCGCTGCCGAGGACCGTGAGTTCTACCAGCACGGCGGCGTCTCGATGCGGGGTGTGATGCGTGCCGTCGTCGCCGACGTCAGCGGTAGCCGCCAGGGTGCCTCGACGATCACTCAGCAGTACGCCCGCAACGCATTCCTGACCCAGGACGTGTCGGTGGGGCGCAAGGCGAAGGAGATGGCCCTCTCCGTCCAGCTCGAACGCAAGTACACGAAGAACCAGATCCTCGAGCGCTACCTCAACACCATCTACTACGGCCGGGGCGCGCAGGGCATCGCCGCCGCCGCCCACGCATACTTCGGCATCACGCCGGAGAAGCTGACGCCGGCGCAGGGCGCGGTGCTCGCGGCGGTCGTCAAGGACCCGTGGGGCTACGACCCCGCCAACGACGCCGAGGCCGCGCGGGCCCGCTGGAACTGGGTGGTCAAGTCCGAGAAGGACCTCGGCTGGCTGCGGGGCGACCTCACCTATCCGGCCGTCGCACCGGCCACCGCGAAGAACCCCGGCGCCGACGGCATCATCATCGACCGGGTGGAGCGCGAGCTCGCCCGGCACGGCGTCAACTCGCAGACGCTGCACACCGGCGGCCTCAAGGTGGTGACGACCCTCGACGCCGCCGCACAGAAGGCCGTGGTGCGGAGCGTCGGGGCCGAGCTGAAGAAGCTGCCGAAGGACACCCGGGCCGCGCTGGTGGCTCTCGACCCGAAGACCGGTGGGGTGCGCGCGTACTACGGCGGCGCGGAGCGGGGCTATTTCGACGATGCGTCGGCCTCCCATCCGGCCGCGTCGACGTTCAAGCCGATCGTCCTGGCCGCCGCCCTCCGCAAGGGCATCAGCGCACTGTCCAAGTGGGACGGCAGCTCCCCGCGCATCTTCCCGGGCCGGCTCGGCGTGCCGCTGAAGAACCACAAGGACCAGCAATGTCCTTTCTGTACGCTCGAAGCGTCGATGGTCGACTCGTTGAACACGCCGTTCTATGCGGTCACCGAGCAGATCGGCGTCCCGGCGGTCCGCGACATGGCGTGGGATCTGGGCATCTCGAAGAAGTACGGCAGCACGCCCACGCTCGTCGACGTCAAGGGTGACCCCAAGCCGGGCAAGACCCGGGCGGACATCGCCATCGGCCGGTACGCCGTGACGCCCGGCGACCTCGCGACGGTGTACGCCACGTTCGCCTCCGGCGGCGTACGCCACGACCGGTACTTCGTCCAGACCACCGACGACGGCGCGGGCAAGCGGGTGTACACCGCGCTGCCGACCTCGACCCCGGTGCTGGACACCGCCGTGGCCGCCGACGTCACCTCGGTGCTCAGCAAGGTGGTGAAGCACGACAAGGTGACGCCCGGCCGCCCGGCCGCCGGCAAGACCGGCTCGCAGCAGTGGGGCAACAGCAGCGACACGCAGGACGCCTGGATGGCCGGTTACACCCCCGACCTGGCCAGCGCGGTGTGGCTGGGCAAGGCCAAGCCGGGCCCGCTGCGCGACAAGAACGGCAAGCCGATCGAGGGCGACGGCGTGCCGGCCCGGCTCTGGCGCGACTTCACCAGGGCGGCGCTGACCGGCTCGCCGCAGCAGGCGCTGCCCAAGGCCGCGCACGTGGGCCGGACCGACGTCGGCGACGCGGGCAAGGTGCACGACACCGGCACCGGCACCGGCAACCAGCGCGGGGAGAGCAGCTCCGAGGGTCAGGCGGACGGCGACGGCAAGCTCGGTTTCGGTACGCCCGTGGTGCACACGGCCGGCTCGGGCAAGCGGCTGGCGCTGACCTTCGACGACGGCCCGTCCCCGTACACCCCGCAGATCCTGGCGATCCTCAAGCAGTACGGCATCAAGGCCACGTTCTGCATGGTCGGTGAGGAGGCCACGAACTACCCCTCGTACGTGCGTCAGGTCGTCGCCGACGGTCACCAGCTGTGCAACCACTCGTGGGAGCACGACGACCTCGGTCAGCTGACCGCGGCTGATGCTCGGGCCGACATCATGCGCACCGACGCGGCGATCGCGGCGGCGGCGCCGGGGGCCACCATCGCGTACTTCCGGGCGCCCTACGGCTCGTTCGGCAAGTCCGGCAAGGAAGGCGCGAAGCTCGGTCACACCCCGCTCGGCTGGGTCGTCGACCCGGACGACTGGCTGCTGCCCGGCGCGGACGTGATCGCCCAGCGGATCGAGGACCAGCTGACCCCGCGGGCGGTGGTGCTGGTGCACGACGGCGGTGGCGACCGGTCGCAGACCGTCGACGCGATCCGGAAGCTGATCCCGAAGCTGCTGCATGACGGCTGGACCTTCGACCTGCCCGAGCGCACGGTCAAGTCGCACCCGCAACCGCAGCCCACGCCGTCCCGGCAGCCGCACCCCGAGGAGCACGCCACCACGCCGCCGACGGACACGCCTGCGCCGTCGCACACCCCGTCCCCGGAGGTCAGCAGTTCGAGCCCGGCGCCGGACCCGACGCTGACCTCACCGTCCGAGGGTGTCGAGCAGCCGGAGCACACTGGGCCCGAGGATGACCACGAAGATGACCGGGAAAAGACAGAACAGGACGGGTAG
- a CDS encoding type II secretion system F family protein translates to MGLLVVHVVAVLTAAASVGLFVLAVALPPTRGERMMRTLGMFGARGKLVDERGPTLDQRLRAATVGFFDRVGRAVTPPVARVRLERLLDYAGNPLDRPLETVIRRRGQLLIGLGVAGVLGGTALAGALGAVTAGPAAAVLGLFLPDLALHDLGNRRQRELGHSLPDVLDALVIGVEAGLGLDAAMAQVSANLAGPMPAEVTRVLQEMKIGISRTEALRSLAARTTVRELQAFVTAVIQAGELGVPIAGVLRQHARDQRTKRRQRAEEQAQKVPVKLLLPVLFCLFPVIFVVILGPSVLRLLDTLGR, encoded by the coding sequence ATGGGCCTGCTCGTCGTCCACGTCGTCGCGGTGCTGACCGCGGCCGCCTCGGTGGGCCTGTTCGTGCTGGCCGTGGCGCTGCCGCCGACCCGCGGCGAGCGGATGATGCGCACGCTGGGGATGTTCGGTGCGCGCGGCAAGCTCGTCGACGAGCGCGGCCCGACGCTGGACCAGCGGCTGCGCGCCGCCACGGTGGGGTTCTTCGACCGCGTCGGCCGGGCGGTGACGCCACCGGTGGCCCGGGTACGTCTGGAGCGCCTCCTCGACTACGCCGGGAACCCGCTCGACCGGCCGCTGGAGACGGTGATCCGGCGCCGGGGCCAGTTGCTGATCGGCCTGGGCGTGGCCGGCGTGCTGGGCGGTACCGCGCTGGCCGGGGCGCTCGGGGCGGTGACGGCCGGCCCGGCCGCCGCGGTGCTCGGGCTGTTCCTGCCGGATCTGGCCCTGCACGACCTGGGCAACCGGCGTCAGCGCGAACTCGGCCACTCGCTGCCGGACGTCCTGGACGCGCTGGTCATCGGGGTCGAGGCGGGGCTCGGCCTGGACGCCGCGATGGCCCAGGTGTCGGCCAACCTGGCCGGCCCGATGCCGGCCGAGGTGACCCGGGTGCTGCAGGAGATGAAGATCGGCATCTCCCGTACGGAGGCCCTGCGCTCGCTCGCCGCCCGCACCACCGTGCGGGAGCTGCAGGCGTTCGTGACCGCCGTGATCCAGGCCGGCGAACTGGGCGTGCCGATTGCGGGCGTGCTCCGGCAACACGCCCGCGACCAGCGCACCAAGCGCCGTCAGCGAGCCGAGGAACAGGCGCAGAAGGTGCCGGTGAAGCTGCTGCTACCCGTCCTGTTCTGTCTTTTCCCGGTCATCTTCGTGGTCATCCTCGGGCCCAGTGTGCTCCGGCTGCTCGACACCCTCGGACGGTGA